AACCGCATTGTTTATATCCATGCAAAAATTTATAGATGCATAAGTCAATGTAGATAAATTTAAAGacatattattcaaatttaaagatgatGATATAGATACATAAGCCATTGTCAATgctcctattaaaaaaataatacaactgaCAAATTTTGGAGTGAGATGAGAATGTGAATAcgcactcataaaaaaaaataaaaataagaactttTATTGGAGTTCTCATCCAAATGACTTtattccttcatttttttattagctataattaattattaaattatcttcCACTTTTGGGATTCAATGTTGATACGCCCAAGAGTCCAAGAcccttcaaagttcaaacaccACTCCCTTCCCctacaacccccccccccccccccccaaaaaaaaaaaaagaaaaaggaaagcatgTGACTCTGTGTAGCTGCTCAACATGGCATGTCACCACCACCAAAGCCACCCTCCCACCACCACGACAGTCACCACTACCTGTTTTCGTTGCTACAGCACACTCCATCTTTCCCCACCATTGCCAAGCCCACTTCTCTGAGCTATTTCTGCTCATATTCTTCAATTTGTCTACCCAAACAAtgggtataaaaataaatcaaaaaatcgACCTAGACTAGACTGGACcaattggtttggtttgatttcaaCCGGTTCGATCCGGAATCggttcattcattttaaaaactagTCAAATTCGGTTTGTAATTGGTTTTACGTTTTTCAACACTGGATCAGGCCAGACCggtttacatattatatatgcatattattaatttttaatattatataaaatatattttatattatatataatatatataattatgtatgaaataatatattataatttataacataatattttaatcttaaacataaatatttatttgatcatatgttttaaatgtaaaatatatatataaaatatattttattgcctaataaattctcaatatatttcttttgataaatacattactaatactaatatacttaatatattaaaaccaaaaacccaaaccaGAATGGGTAAAACCGAATGTACCGGTTTAGAGGGGTAACTGGTGCATAattatacgtagcaaaactctaccCCAAACCATCAACAACACCATTATCACAATCCATATTCTCAATCTACAAAACTTAACACTCCCAATCTCCATCCCCAAAACCAATACCAATGTCAGCATCGAAGATCTCAAGATGCATGCTTTGAAGAAATCCCTGAGTCCTACACTCTGCTTTCTTCTCTGTTTCGCAGCATTGATGTCCTAAAATTCTCTTTCCACTATTTTTCCACGGGCGATACTACTCCCACAAAGGGAGGCTACTGAAGCCCTTACCGAATAGGCAAaatcctttattttttctttttctttttttttttcaaatattttttaaaattcattaaatattttctaaacaaaaacatatattaaaaatttattaaaaatatttacttaattattaaataaaaaaataaaaaataaaaaacccacAGTCGGTGGCCACCATTATGTGGGAGAAGTAATTCCCTTTTTCCACTTCTTCTTCTCTGTCTCTGTATTCTTCTACCCCTTACTCTCTCAGAGACTTAGCTGCTCATGTTATACAAACCCATTTCTGTGCTTTCCTTGTTCGTAGATCAAGTGCTCTTAGACAACTCAAAGACCTTGCTGTCATCAAGTCTACTTTCAACTCTATCAAATCCTCGCTTTCCTGTGAAACACATTTCGAGTTTATGCTATTTCTCATAGTCATAGATTTGCTTCTCAAGCTTGACTCTATTAAAGTTAATCATTCTtaggtttttgttgtttttttaaaaattcccTCTCGTTCTCTGTCTTTTGTAAACCGGATTTGTAAGTACGTAAATTTTGTTGTAGGGTGGGAATCCTCTTATTAGGGTGGGGAAGAGGTCGATTACTAGAGATTTGGTGCGGTTCTTGAAAGTTGTTGTGAAAAGCCATGGGCTTTTCTCCAAAACTAAGCATTTAAGTTTTGGCCATCCAAATGGTAACAAATCTAGCGTTTTGGGCACCGGGATCAAAAGTTTGGGTGGGCAGACGAAAATGATAGATAAGTTGAGGGCCAAAGTTGAGAAGATTAGTGGGTTGTCTAGggtttttcaaatgaaaaagtTTATAGACAATTGGCCTACATCCCTGCTGTGGCCCTTTGTCCTACGTGGATTACAAAATGACGTTGTTTGTGTTTTAATTCTCAAGCAAAAAAGATGCAGTGGATTTGAAACCTGACTTGAAGAATTACAGCCCTTGAGTTTTTCCATGGCTTACTACAATCTTGTTCATCTAATTCACTGCACTGCAGCTCTCATTTCTGCAAATCATGTTGGATTCTTGTGGGTTCGTGGGTTCAAAACCCTAAAGTTCATGGGTTCGAGGTGAAGACGAAGACTGATTGGGCCGGCTTGTCGCCGTAGTGGTTGGCAAGGAGAAGAGGGGGTTCTTGGTGGATCCGTTTGTGTTAGAGAAAAACCCATTTCGGGTATTGAACGAGATGTGAAGAAAGATGATCAGGAGGAGACTTTTGATGGGGAAAGTAGCAAGAAAGGGATGATTTTTTTGGATGTG
This is a stretch of genomic DNA from Carya illinoinensis cultivar Pawnee chromosome 3, C.illinoinensisPawnee_v1, whole genome shotgun sequence. It encodes these proteins:
- the LOC122304444 gene encoding LOW QUALITY PROTEIN: BAG family molecular chaperone regulator 8, chloroplastic (The sequence of the model RefSeq protein was modified relative to this genomic sequence to represent the inferred CDS: substituted 1 base at 1 genomic stop codon), yielding MYRFRGHRRSQDACFEEIPESYTLLSSLFRSIDVLKFSFHYFSTGDTTPTKGASSSLSLYSSTPYSLRDLAAHVIQTHFCAFLVRRSSALRQLKDLAVIKSTFNSIKSSLSCETHFEFMLFLIVIDLLLKLDSIKGGNPLIRVGKRSITRDLVRFLKVVVKSHGLFSKTKHLSFGHPNGNKSSVLGTGIKSLGGQTKMIDKLRAKVEKISGLSRNCCFXNEEEEVEFEGFKQASDDDKENPPRVVISGKNGQIRSGFLVEMNVI